TGTATGAAGTATTAAAGCAATAAAATACGACGATAATGGGAATAACAAGGAGCATGCCCCACAAGGCTTTGAACGCTGTGCCCTTCATTGCTTTTCTCCTCCTGAAAGGGCATCTCATAATCACGACATTCGTTTACGGTAAACTCTGCGAGCCATGTAGATAGAGATAACTGTTAAGAGCAATCCGATGCCTGCAATGAGATAACCCAGAAGCGTTGCTTTACCTGTAGGCATTTCGTAGCCCATCCACTTAGGGTCTTCCAACAGTTCGCGGTTTTTCGCCATCTGGAAAAGTTCCTCATCGGTAAATTGCCTGTAGCCTTGACGATAGACCAAAGGGGGGTTGAAACGATTGTCTTGAACAAAAGCACCTACGGGAATATCGTCAATTCTAAAATCCTTGTCCGTCAATTGTATATTTAGATCTACTTTTTTTACAATATATGTTGCTCTCCCTAAATAAACTACTTGCTTAGGATACCAAATTTCTTGATACATTTGATAGAAAATTTCACCTTGTAATTCCACTTTATTAGTATCTCTATTGATTACTTGGAGCTTAACAGGTAAATACTTTTTCTGATCAAGCCATATTATTTCTCTATATCTTTTTCCTGGCGGCAGCAACAAAATTATGTAATTACCTTTTAGTTTAGCCTTGGATCTAAGCAGGTCCTCTTTTCTAAAGAAATCCCAAAAGCGTCCCCGTAAGAGTTTCTTCTCCCATCCTTCGTGATATGACGATGGATAGTCTCTAAAGTCTCTAAAGTCTCTAAATACCTGAAGTTTTCCAAGGGAATAATAGGTCATCATTGAAATCTTTGGTGTTAACAATATTCTAAATTCACTTTGTGGGATTATTGTTTGATTATGACCGATTTTCTTGGATTCTTCAAAAATCTTTTTATTTTGGTTATCAAAGATATAGATCACTTCTTGATACTTCTGTGGATTTCCTGGTTTAAAAACATGAAGAATCACCTTCCCGGTCTTTATAGAACTTTCTCGCAAAATCGCAGTTTTGACAATATCATGCACAATATCCTCTGCTCCTAATGCTTCTGGATTAGTACAAAGTAACACTAATAAACTTAACAACCAAAATTGCCTCATCATAAATCAACTCCCCTCACAGAATATTGGGGGCACGCGGTTGAAGGACATACAACCGCGCGCCTCCTACCATAGCAACGATTTGTTGTCAAGTTTAAGGACAAGAAACAGTTTCGTAATGCTTCACACTTCCACCCCCACCAGCTGGTTGCTCGGAACATGTCCAAACTTTATTGACTCCATCGTAATTACATTCAGCCCACTCATAGCTGAAGTGCGTTCCATCCCACTTGCATTTGACCTACCTCCATGTAGAAACGCACGAATCTGGGTATCTGTACCTAACGCAGTGGCGATGCCCTTCATGACCTGAATCGGAACTTTCATTACAGGATCCCCATGCTCCCCATCCTCCACATACTCCTTTAACTTGTGGGCATTGCCCGGTCTGTGCCTTCACCACTTCCAGAGTGCCTGCCACCATGAGTAATATTCCCAGTAACCCTACAAGCATCCAGACGCCAATACGACCATCTTTCCATGTCATCACAAAACACCTCCTATCGGTTAGATTGTTGGCAGTCTTTTCTCACTGCCAATTATATAATTGCAGCGAAGGGCAAATTTTATTCACTGACCTTGCAGGACAGGTGAACCTAACCAATGTCCCGTCAAGCGCCACCATGTCATCTTGAGCAAAACTGCCGTCGCTTCAGCAACGATGCGCCACGACATTTTGGAGCGACCAAGTTTTCGCTCACGGAAGGTGATGGGCACTTCTACGACATTTAATCCTTCCCAAACTGCCAGCGCTGCGCTGGCGAATTGACAAGCATAACCGTCAACATTAATTCGTCCCAAATTTAACCGTTCCAGCGCCCTTCGGCGAAAAACGCGAAAACCGCTGGTGGTATCGTGGATAGGCAATCTCAACAAGAACCGAACCAACCAGTTGGCGCATTGTGACAGGACTTTCCTCTGCCACGCCCAACCGACGATTTGCCCGCCATTGACATAACGCGAACCGATTGCGATATCTGCGCCGTTTTGCACCGCTTCTATCAACAAAGGCAGAGCCTTCGGGTCATGAGACAAATCGGCATCCATGTAACCGATAACTGAAGCGCCGTCTGACAGCGCAAACTGCAGTCCTGTCACAACCGCTGAAGCGTAGCCTAACTTCTTGGGACGACGAAGCAAATGAACCCGACCGTCTTGTTGAGCGAACTTTTCTACGACTTTTGCCGTCTCGTCCGGTGACCCATCGTCCACTATAACCAAATGCGCTAACGGCGTGGTTGTCAAGACTTGTTCAACAAGCATCGCTATGTTGTCTGATTCGTTATAAGTCGGAACAACCATCCAGAGAGCCTGGTAGTCAGTTACAACATCCTTGCTCATCGCAAAGCACCTTGAAGTTTCTTCAGTATTCAAGTCTGTCGTCAACAAGGGACAACGCTATTGGTCGGAAGCCAAGTGTTCTCTCGTTTGTCTGGGCAATTCGCTTTCTAGCATTTGCCTCAACTTTTGCAGCACTTTTTGTTTCCATCGGCTCACCGTCGGTTGGCTGATTCGGAGTTCATCGGCGACTTCCCTTTCCGTTGCCCCATCAATAAAGAACCGTTCCGCAAGGTAATGCTCTTTCGGGGGGAGACGGGCAAGCAAGTCTCTCACTTCCACTTTCCACCAGAATGCTTGCTCAGCGGAGATAGCGGCGAGTTCCTCAAGAGGCATTGCTTCCACTTCACCAGATTCTTCATCTTGCTGAGAAGATGGATAGCAGCAGCACCGTCCGGCGAACCGCCATTCCTCGCGGTAGCGCTGTAGCAGCGCAGCCCTCACGCGCGTTTTTATAAACTGCTTTATTGGGATCCCACAGTGAGGGTCGTAGGAACACAGTGCTGCCCAACCAGCTAGCAAAGCAGTCCCTTTCATTTCCTCCCACCAATCAGCATCCGTCCAGTTGGGCGGTGTCCTCCAACGGCGCACTTCACGAAGGCACTCTTCTATCCATTCTTCCCACCCGACAGGGCAATTCACCGTCGCTTCGCATAGGCTTCACTTCCCTTTGCTTCTCCCTGCCTGGTCGCTGAAAGTGCCTTTGACCCTTCCACCGCCGCAAAGAACGGCACTTCCAGCAACGGTTGCAGGGGAAGGTTTGTCGTGAAAACAATTTTGCCACTCAACACTTGCGATAGGGAAGGGTTGGACGGAACTTTCAATCGTCCTTGCCATACAGTCACATTAGGGTTAATGGGGACGGTTTCCACGAAAGGGGGATGCGACGCCAAACGCAATTTGACGGGCTTACCTGACCGATTGACGACCCGAAAGGTCAAAACTTTCACCTGCCCCGAAACCACCGAACCGAAATTGAGGAAATTAGGGTCGGTGTCCAAAACACCTTCCACCATCCCCTTAAAGGGCACAGTGACTTCCTTGCGACGAAGCCCTTTCAACCTCAGTTTGATTTTCCCCTCGCGCCAACCGGGACGCTCGCGTGGACGGAAAGAAATATGAAGTCGTATCGTTGAGCCTGAGGAAGTAAGAGAAGACACATTAAGCTCAGGCGGTGCTTCTATTCCGTCAACTGTGAAAGTTCGCCCAGTCAAACTTTGTAACGAAAGAGTCCGAGTAGTTACCCCCCCAATATAACTGTGCCGAAGTCAAGAAAAGCAGGGTTGACAGCAATTTCGCGGAGCACTTTGCCCGTCAGTGCGACTGCTGGGGTGAATACCACTCCTAACGAATCGGTTAAGACAAGGGTCAAGCGCTCCTGGAAACGGTCGGGCAGCTTCTCCGCGTTCAAACCGAAGTTTAAGGGCACTTTTGATTTGGGCGGTATCGTTTCAGGCAACTTGTGCCGCTCAAAGAAACAACCGCATATGGAAGCCTGAAAGCGGGTTAATTGTAAGGATCGGTCAGTGTTGTTGAGGATTTGGACAGTGAATGGGACACTTTCGCCTTCAACCACTTCACCCAGCGAAACGGACGAAGGCTCCACTTTTACGGGCGCAATTTGCAAGACAAGATACCGCGCCACATTCACGCTTCCCCATCCAACGATTAGCCCGAGCAAAGCAATTAAGCCGTAATGCCAACGCATGTCTATTTCACCTTGTAGCCTAATTCTTGAAGCGCCCTGTCCACCATCTTCTACTGCCAATTACTTTACTTACTAACTTGGTAGCCCAACTTTTGGAAGGTTTTCTTAACCTCCTCGCGAACCTCTGGTTGCGGGTCATTGAGCAAAGGGAGAATTTGAGGGACATATTCCTTTGCCCCTTGGGC
The DNA window shown above is from bacterium HR17 and carries:
- the ppm1_2 gene encoding Polyprenol monophosphomannose synthase gives rise to the protein MSKDVVTDYQALWMVVPTYNESDNIAMLVEQVLTTTPLAHLVIVDDGSPDETAKVVEKFAQQDGRVHLLRRPKKLGYASAVVTGLQFALSDGASVIGYMDADLSHDPKALPLLIEAVQNGADIAIGSRYVNGGQIVGWAWQRKVLSQCANWLVRFLLRLPIHDTTSGFRVFRRRALERLNLGRINVDGYACQFASAALAVWEGLNVVEVPITFRERKLGRSKMSWRIVAEATAVLLKMTWWRLTGHWLGSPVLQGQ